GCTAACTACTACATATTTATGATGAGTAtgaatcttatatagatatacttaagtattaatgtgtgtgtgtgtgtgtgtgtgtgtgtgtgtgtgtgtgttgtgtgtgtgtgtgtgtgcatgtatgtatacatacatacatttttgtgagtgtgcgcttgcgtgtgtgtgtttatgtgcgtctgtgtttgtgtttatgtgtgtgtgtgggtatatgtgtgtgtgtgtgtgtgtatgtgtgtgtgtgtgtgtgtgtgtgtgtgtgtgtgtgtgtgtgtgtgtgtgtgtgtgtgtgtgtgtgtgtgtgtgtgtgtgtgtgtgtgtgtgtgtttttgtgtgtatgtacatacatacatacacacatatgcatatatatgcatatatatacatatatatatatatatatatatatatatatatatatatatatatgcatatatatatgtatatatacatatagatgcacacacacacacacacacacacacacacacacacacacacacacacacacacacacacacacacacacacacacacacacacacacatatatatatatacacatgcacacacacatacatactgtgtctgtgtttgtgtatatgtgtctgtgatcgtgtgcgtgtgcgagtgtccgtgtgtgcatgcgcgtgtgtgtctgtgtgtgtttgtgtgtgtgtttatgtgtatatatgtataaacaggatgtgtgtatatatatgtatgtatatatatacatatacatattcatacatatacatatatatatatatatatatatatatatatatatatatatatatatatgtgtgtgtgtgtgtgtgtgtgtgtgtgtgtgtgtgtgtgtgtgtgtgtgtgtgtgtgtgtgtgtgtgtgtgtggtgtgtgtgtgtgtgtgtgtgtgtgtgtgtgtgtgtgtgtgtgtgtgtgtgtgtgtgtgtgtgtgtgtgtgtatgtatgtctacacattTATCTGCATGAACTAATACCCAAGGCTTTTTCACGTTATTAATGATACAGTCGTCTGGGTAAGACGTGAAAAGAAGCAGAGATAAACGAGCGTACTGGATTCTCAGTATGCTATCCTGAGCAGGAATGCAATAAACTAATTGAGATACATCTAAAAATCCTGACAATGCTCAGGTTATCCACACTCTTAATGCATTAGAAACAAAGTTGAGACTTTTTTCTCTGACACTGACTCAGTTTTTCCGAGCACTGCAAAGGCTACTGGCAAGGTAAGGAAGATGACTGAATCTTCTTCGGGCGGCTTTTGTGACTGTAGACAAGCCCGGCAGCCCGCGTGCCAGATTAGAGCACGTGCAGGTTCTCACAAGACTTGCTTTTGGGTTCCTTCCCGCACACCTTCGTCAAAAAGCTCTTCACCTTAAGGCTCGCCGAAGTCTTCGTTCCTCGGTACTTCTTCTTCCGCGTGCTACGTTTCCTCGACGTGGCTTCGGTACTGTGGGTTTTCAGCCGAATTTGCTTGAGGATTCCAACGAGGAGTTCGTCCACTTGATGGTTGAAGCCACTCGAGGTCTCGATGTATTTGCAGTCGTATGAGTCCGCCAGGTTCGATCCCTCTGAAATGGAAGCAACGCCCCACGCAGGAGTTACTGGCGAAGATGAAAAACCTTCTAACATTCGCGTAAAATGATATAATCGGTGTCAAGCTGGGAAAACTTTTCTAAATATTGTAGGAAAATATTTTAGGTGAATCAATATTTTAGGTGAAAGCacactggcatatatatattaatatatatatatatatatatatatatatatttattatatataatatatatatatatatatatatatatatatatatatatgtgtgtgtgtgtgtgtgtatgtatatatatatatatatatatatatatatatatatatatatatacacacacacacacaaacacacacacacacacacacacacacacacacacacacacacacacacacacacacacacacacacacatatatatatatatatatatatatatatatatatatatatatatatatatatatatatatctgtatgtatatatatacatatatataaatatatataaatctatatttatatatacatacatgtatacatatatttatctacccatctatctatctgtctatctatctatctatctatctgtctgtctatctttctatacacacacacacgcacacacatacacacacacacacacacacacacacaca
This region of Penaeus monodon isolate SGIC_2016 unplaced genomic scaffold, NSTDA_Pmon_1 PmonScaffold_10040, whole genome shotgun sequence genomic DNA includes:
- the LOC119568602 gene encoding GTP-binding protein RAD-like, encoding VEQYLSTYEPHAFVVTYSVIERRSFQRAEEVLQLLWRLDVMTNRGVILVAKKTDIVRSRCVTPKEGSNLADSYDCKYIETSSGFNHQVDELLVGILKQIRLKTHSTEATSRKRSTRKKKYRGTKTSASLKVKSFLTKVCGKEPKSKSCENLHVL